A single Candidatus Thalassolituus haligoni DNA region contains:
- a CDS encoding FAD-dependent oxidoreductase produces the protein MTLPAQKILIIGGGFTGMSAAILLKQLGADVELVEIDPNWRTDGAGITVSGPSLRAIEAIGVLPQFKAQGAITEGVKIFNAEGMQIKEIQTPAVPNSSIVGGGGIMRPVLARILGEATKAKGVDVHLGVTFSRIEEIGDQVHVTFSDGRSGQYDLVLGTDGVFSQVRQTLFADAPTPQYTGQGVWRAVIPRGDVSCAMQYLGPKGKVGFTPVSDTEMYLYYTEARPTMDKFFEAHELVPHLSSLLEQFSAPEVVKIREGLGASSQIIYRPLEGMLMPRPWYKGRVLLMGDCVHATTPHLASGAGMGHEDAVVLADEFKNGGTVHEVIERFQNRRWERCRMIVTNSGRLGEIEKTGGPKEEHMQIMGISMAGLLAPI, from the coding sequence ATGACCCTGCCCGCACAGAAGATTCTGATTATCGGTGGCGGCTTTACCGGCATGTCTGCCGCCATCCTGCTGAAGCAGCTCGGCGCTGACGTTGAACTGGTCGAAATCGACCCCAACTGGCGCACCGATGGCGCTGGCATTACCGTCAGTGGCCCGTCGCTGCGCGCCATTGAAGCCATTGGCGTGCTGCCACAATTCAAGGCACAAGGTGCTATTACCGAAGGCGTTAAAATATTCAACGCCGAAGGGATGCAGATCAAGGAAATCCAGACACCTGCCGTTCCCAATTCCTCTATCGTTGGCGGTGGTGGCATCATGCGGCCGGTTCTGGCGCGCATTCTTGGTGAAGCCACCAAAGCGAAGGGTGTCGATGTCCATCTCGGCGTCACCTTCAGCCGCATTGAAGAGATCGGTGATCAGGTGCACGTCACCTTCAGCGACGGTCGCTCCGGTCAATACGACCTGGTACTGGGCACCGACGGCGTCTTTTCACAAGTACGCCAGACCCTCTTTGCTGATGCCCCCACGCCACAGTACACCGGCCAGGGCGTATGGCGTGCAGTGATTCCTCGCGGCGACGTCTCCTGTGCGATGCAGTATCTCGGCCCTAAAGGCAAGGTCGGCTTTACCCCGGTATCCGATACCGAAATGTACCTGTACTACACCGAAGCGCGTCCAACCATGGACAAGTTTTTTGAAGCACACGAACTGGTGCCACACCTGAGCAGCTTGCTGGAACAGTTCAGCGCCCCTGAGGTTGTGAAGATTCGTGAAGGACTGGGAGCGTCGTCCCAGATCATCTATCGCCCGTTGGAAGGCATGCTGATGCCACGCCCATGGTACAAGGGCCGCGTATTACTGATGGGTGACTGTGTTCACGCCACCACCCCACACCTGGCTTCCGGCGCTGGTATGGGTCATGAAGATGCCGTCGTACTGGCCGACGAATTCAAGAACGGCGGCACCGTTCACGAAGTCATTGAACGCTTCCAGAACCGGCGCTGGGAACGCTGCCGCATGATCGTCACCAACTCTGGCCGCCTCGGCGAGATAGAAAAAACAGGTGGCCCGAAAGAAGAACACATGCAGATCATGGGCATTTCCATGGCAGGCTTGCTGGCGCCAATTTGA
- a CDS encoding VOC family protein, producing MNITGLDSLVFGVDDVEACNQYLTDYGLSPKDVSAAGGTFEALDGTSVVIRHKDDPSLPPALPTGSMLRKTIHGVADQATLSAIAEELGKDRDVRHLDDGSIEAEDDMGFTLGFQLSIRQPISIPAEKINAPGDEPGRPVNAIGADESVEIKLRSLSHVVYFVPDSKKAEKFYIERLGFRVADRFTNLGPFLRPQGTLDHHTLFLVNTPPEMQGVEHFTFHLGGPNELLLAGKRFQDKGYESFWGPGRHIYGSNWFWYFNSPMGVHVEYDADMDLHDDSWTAREIDASADASQIFNFTLVDKWMPGGDPH from the coding sequence ATGAACATCACTGGCCTAGATAGCCTGGTGTTTGGCGTCGACGATGTCGAAGCCTGCAACCAGTACCTGACCGACTACGGTCTTAGCCCCAAAGACGTGTCTGCCGCTGGCGGCACCTTCGAAGCGCTCGACGGCACCTCTGTGGTAATTCGCCACAAGGACGATCCGTCATTGCCACCGGCTCTGCCGACCGGCTCAATGCTGCGCAAAACGATCCACGGCGTGGCCGACCAGGCCACTCTGAGTGCCATTGCCGAAGAATTGGGCAAGGATCGCGACGTCCGTCATCTCGACGATGGCTCCATTGAAGCCGAAGACGATATGGGTTTTACCCTCGGCTTCCAGCTATCAATACGCCAGCCGATCAGTATTCCGGCCGAAAAAATCAACGCCCCTGGTGACGAACCGGGCCGTCCGGTCAATGCGATCGGGGCTGACGAGTCGGTAGAAATCAAGCTGCGTTCATTGTCGCACGTGGTGTACTTCGTCCCGGATAGCAAAAAAGCCGAGAAGTTTTACATCGAACGACTGGGTTTTCGCGTTGCCGACCGCTTTACCAACCTGGGGCCATTCCTGCGCCCACAAGGCACCCTCGATCACCACACCCTGTTTTTGGTGAATACCCCACCGGAGATGCAAGGTGTAGAACACTTCACCTTCCACCTGGGCGGCCCGAACGAATTACTGCTGGCAGGCAAACGCTTCCAGGACAAAGGCTATGAGTCCTTCTGGGGCCCAGGCCGCCACATCTACGGCTCCAACTGGTTTTGGTACTTCAATAGTCCAATGGGCGTTCATGTTGAATACGACGCCGATATGGATCTCCATGACGACAGCTGGACAGCTCGGGAAATCGACGCCAGTGCCGATGCCTCGCAGATATTCAACTTCACTCTGGTCGATAAGTGGATGCCCGGCGGCGACCCACACTGA
- a CDS encoding Rieske (2Fe-2S) protein, whose amino-acid sequence MSNWIKLGHLNDIDDGCARGFDPHQLGRDSLFVLRKGDRLLGYRNACPHRGYEGTSMAWRKDRFLNKAGTRIICGAHGAQFDTETGECLIGPCPGQSLEKVILRLTETGELYLQQTPDNEQEQY is encoded by the coding sequence ATGAGTAACTGGATAAAGCTAGGCCATCTCAACGACATTGACGATGGCTGTGCTCGGGGATTTGACCCGCACCAGCTTGGACGAGACAGCCTGTTTGTATTACGCAAAGGCGACCGATTGCTGGGCTATCGAAATGCCTGCCCTCACCGGGGCTATGAAGGCACCTCGATGGCCTGGCGCAAGGATCGGTTTCTCAACAAGGCAGGCACTCGCATTATTTGCGGTGCCCACGGTGCACAGTTTGATACTGAAACCGGCGAGTGTCTGATTGGACCTTGCCCTGGGCAGTCGCTGGAAAAAGTTATCCTGCGACTGACTGAAACAGGTGAGCTGTATTTGCAGCAAACTCCGGACAACGAACAAGAACAATACTGA